The Thermococcus alcaliphilus genomic interval TTATATATTTCCCTTCTCCCTCCGGATATTTATATATTTCCCTTCTCCCTCCGGATATTTATATATTTCCCTTCTCCCTCCGGATATTTATATATTTCCCTTCTCCCTCCGGATATTTATATATTTCCCTTCTCCCGAAGGGTTAATATATTGGCTAACCATAATTTTTCCTTGGGGAACATCATGTGGGAAGAGATAGAGCGCCACTTAAGACTTGCAGAAGAGGAGCTTTCCTCAGCGCATATACTTCTGAAAAACAACAAGCTTAGAGATGCAATAAGTAGAGCATACTATCCAATGTTCCATGCCGCTAAAGCATTACTCTTAACAAAAGGCATAAAGCCAAGAAAACACTCTGGAGTTGTCAAAATGTTTGGGCTGTATTTTGTGACGGAAGGATTTATTGAAGAGTTATATGCTAAAGCACTTAACAAAGCCTTTGTTCTGAGATCTCGGGCAGATTATGATATTTATTACCAGCCAACACATGAAGAAGCTGAAGAACTTGTTGAAAGCGCTGAAGCATTCTTGGACAGGGTTAAAAAGGCTCTGGAGATGATCAAAGATGAAGAAAAAAGCCCTTGAAGTATTTTTAAAAAGAATAAAAGAAAAATTTGGAGACGAAATACAGGAGATCATTGTATTTGGCTCCTATGCAAGGGGAGAGAGTGAAGAAGAAAGCGATATAGACGTGATGATTGTTGGTAACGTTCCACTTGAAGATGTCATAGATATTTCTACTGAAGTACTTCTTGAGTATGGGGAGCTCATAAGCCCGATTATTATTTCTCCAGAGGAATTCAGAAGGAGAAATGATTCGTTCATACAAACTATTAAAGAAGAAGGGATAAGAGTTTAATCGCCCTTACTCCTCTATCTCTACCCCATACACCTTTTTTGGATTCTCAACGTGGATTTTGTAAGCTGTTTCCTCGTCCATTAAGCCCTGCTGGAGAAATGCTTTCGTCCTCTTGGGCACGGTTTTGGGGCCTAAAACTGCCCCAGGTCTTCTTTTATCGTCTATGTAATCGGTCTCCATCAAGAACCTGCTTCCCTGCATTAGGGCTTCCATAAGGGATTTTTTGCTCGCTAGAATTGAGGGAAAAACCCCAACTTCTTCGGCAACCTTGACCAGCGGCGGGGAGTAATGCTTAACAACTTTGTAGGGCTTTATGCCCACTTCTTTGACGATCGCTCCGAGCTCTCTGAACTTCTCTTCATTAAAGCTCTCCGTGTGGAGCTGAACTGCACAGTCTGCTTCTTTGGCCAATTCCATTCCATACTTCATGAGCTCTATGCTTGCATTCCATATCTCCTCGCTGACTTCGTAATGAGGTCTTCCAATTTCACCTATCGCTATGGCCTTTCCCTCAAGGCAGAGCTTTTGGGCATATTCTAAAGCCTTCATGACCTCGTTTTTAGCGTATTCCACACCTTTCCTCTCCGCAAGGTAGGCAAACTCCGCCGGGTGAACCCCAACCACGGCAAATGCCTTAACTGGGGTTTCTTTATTTATCCTCTCCACAAGGCTTATGTGAAAGTCCATGGCCTTCATGAAGTCCTCAGCTCTAATTCCATTAAATCCGTAATCGTGGGCACTCTTGTAAACCACGTTGAGATGCGTCCCTCCAGCCTTATGGAATTCTTTAACCGCCTCTAAGAACAGCCCTTTAAAGGGGTCAACGTGAAAATGGTTGTCAAATATTATCATTCCCACCACCAAGAAAGCATAAGTGAAGAGGTTTAAAAGCCCTTAGGATTGATAAACCTCAAGTATCTCCCCGGCTTTGGTGTTAAGTTTCCCTTCCAAAACAAGGGTCACTTTATCATATTCGAGCGCAAAATCGACCTTTTGCCTCTCTTTCTGTATCTCCCTTATGAGTGCCGCCCCATTTCCCTTCACTTTGTAGCCTGGGTAAATAACTCCCTCAACAACTTCTCCAACCAGAACTTCCCTGCCAAAGATTTCAAAGACCTTTTCCACCTTAAACTTAGCCACGGGTCTTTTTGAGAATATCTCAACTCCACCCTCTTTCTTTTTGAAAATGTCAAAGAGCCCCATGTTCACCACTGGAGTACTCTCTCAAGGGAGACCTCGTATTCATTGCTTAAAAACTCTATAAATGGGTTCTTTCCAAAGGTAACCTTTCCCTTTCCGTATTCTCCTTTGATATACGCCACAGTCGTCGCTATTTCCTCTAGCTCCGGAATTGGGTTGAACTTGAAATTTGAAGCAACGTTTTTGTCTATTATGTAAAACGCTTTTCTGCTCTTGTTGCCCAAAAATCCCTGAATGGAGTTTATTATCGTATAAAATTCAACGGGCTCCTGCATGAAAGCAAAAAGCCTCTCAAGGCCAAGGACTATGTTGATGTACTTCCCCTCAGAAAAAACTTCGTTTGCCATGCCCTCATATCTGCTCAAATATATCACCGGCTCTGTTTCCAAGGGAATCCTTCCCACGACCTTCCCAACGTCCATCTTCCCCCCAGTTTTAATTACAAGGGCATCTGAAAAGTCCTCTTGAACGCCAAGAAACTCCAGCTGCTTTTTTATCAGAAAAAGAGTGTCTAAGACGTCGTCAATCATTATTTTAATTCCCCTCTCTCGCGCGTATCTCACAAAAGCATACGTGGCCATAATCGAGCCGTAAGTGGTCTCATCCTCGATAAAAACTAAATCACCGAAGGGCGTTCTATCTATTACATCAAAAAGCATCTCTTTCGTCATTTCCATCCTATCACCCCGGTTGGAATTTCGATTTCCTTTCCAAGCAGATCCAAGCTTGTGGATTTTTTGAAAGTAAAAATACCGCTCGTAGGGGTTGGGACAGCTTCAATTACCGTAGTTGCCAATCTTTCAAGTTCTGGTAGAGGGTTAAATGGGATTGAAGATGCAATCTCTTTATTGACTAAATAGAAGGCCTTCCGCTTCTCATTTCCAAGGAAAGACTGAAGTGCAAGGATAAAGGCGTAGAATTCTGGTACCGATGAAACAAACGAAAACAGCCTTTCAAGGCCGAGGACAATGTTTATGGATTTTTCAACCTTTGAAAAGACCGCTCTCCCTGCCTCTTCATAATTTCTTATGTATATAACCGGCTCGCTGACAAACTTTACCCTTGTGACAACGTTTCCAACGTTCCTTTTTCCACCGGTTTTAACAACAAGGGCATCTCCAAAGTCCTCCTCAATGCCAACAAATTCAAGATGCTTCTGGATAACGTGGAGAGAATCGAAGTTATCATCAATTATAACCGGCAAGCCTCTCGATTTCCCATAATACAGAAGACCAAGGGTCATAAGCTCAGGTATGAACGATCGGTAGTATTCAACGAGAACAATCTCGCCAAACTTTATTTTATCGACGAGCTTAAAAACCTCCTCCAAGGATTCCAAGTTCTCACCTCCACAATTAATTAATGCCCTCTACGAATATAACTTTTTTGCATTAAAAATAAAAAAGAATCAGAGCCTAACAACGTGCACAGAACAGGAAATGCATGGATCAAATGCCCTCACGGTTTCTTCCAGCTTCTGAAGGAAAGTCATTTCATCCGAGCTTCCATACCTCTTTTTAGCCTCTTCGTAAAGGCTGAGCTCCATAATGGCATGGTTGAAAGCTGTGGGGGTTATAATGTTGGAATACGCTATGTTGCCCTTTTCATCAATCTTGTAGTGGTGCACCAAAACACCCCTAGGTGCCTCAACGTAACCTATTCCTTCTCCTTCTTTGGGTTCAATCGGCACATTTTCTCCCTCAAAGCCCTTATCGAGAAGAGCTCTGGCTATTTCCTTCGTCCTCTCGAGGGCATATACAAGCTCTATGGCTTGAGCTAAGTTATTTAAGCTGACGTATCCTTGAGCGAGCTTCTCTTTATATTCCTCGTAGAGATGCCTTGCCATTGGGGTAAGCATTTCGTACTTCAATATTACCCTTGGAAGGGCTCCTACCATGAATACATCTCCCTTATATCTACTCTGCTTTGCAAAGCTATAGGGTAGGGTTTTCTCCTCAATGCACTTGAAATAATCAAAGTGCTCTCCGTCGTCAGCAATCAGCCCATCCCCATAGAGGTAGCCGTTAACTGCAACGTAATGCTCTGCTTTTGCACCCAAATACTCTTGACCTGCAAATATGCCCACTGCCCTCCTTGCAAGCTTTAATAATGCCTCGCTTTGCCTTTCCATTCTTTCAAGCTCTTCTATTGTTGGATATCTCCCAAATCCACCGGGCTTAACATTTATGCCGTGTATCTCCCTTCCACCAATAACCTCCCTTAGATAGTTGCCGAACGCCTTAAGTGCAAGACCCTCCTTAACGATCTCACCGTGTTTGCTCGCCATTCTTATTGCGTCAGCATACCCGAAAAGGTCCGGAGCAACTAAGAGGTAGAGGTGCAGAGCGTGACTCTCGATGAGTTCTCCTAGAAGGCCGAGTTCTCTTAGGAGCATTATCTCCTCTGGGACTTTAACTCCAAAGGCTCTTTCAATGCCAAGTACCGAAGCGACTGAATGCGACAGATAGCATATGGCACATATTCTAGCCTCTAAATCTGGCACGTCCCAGTAGTGTCTTCCAAGGGTGAGGAGCTCGAAGAACCTTGGCCCTTCGAATATTTTTACCTTAACGTCCTTCACTTCCCCGTTCTCGATGATTACCTCTGCCCCTCCGTTTCCTTCAACCCTTGTAAAAGCTTCGATCTCAATGCTCACCATCTCAGCTCACCCCTTGCAAAAGTCTTGAACTTTCTCCGAATGTATTCCTCGTCGTAGCCAAGCTCCTTGAGAATCTCGAACTCACTTGCAGGGTTTGCTTCCTTCGGCAGAGGCCCTCTGCACCCAATGCATCCCAGCTGAGATTTTATACAGACTGCATTGCACCCGCCGAGCGTTATTGGACCCAAACAAGGAATCCCCCTCTTAATAAGAACGCACTCGTATTCATTGAGCTTGCACTCCACACAGACCGGATAGTCCTTTGTAGGTGGCTCAACACCTTTTGCCAAATTCATGAGCACCTGATAAATTTCATCCTTATCATAGGGACAGCCCGGCAAGGCGTAATCAACGGCCACATGCTGCACAATCGGAGTTGAATCCAGAGCCTTCATTGGGTTTGCTCTCGTTCCATAAACTTTCTCAAGCTTTTCCCTTATTTTTCCTTCAACACTCGCCTGAACGTCTCCATGGGTGGCACAGGTTCCGAGGGCTATGAGGTAGTTTGAATGGTTTCTTGCGTAGTGAAGGAGGTTAAGGTCTCGCTGAGTTGAAACCGTTCCCGTCACTATTGCAACGTCAAGGGTGTCGTGTTCTTTAATACTTGAAGCCATGTGAAATTCCTTTATTTCGTAGAATTCAAGCAGATCAAAGAGCTTTTCGTAGAGGAAGAGAATGTTGAGAGCGCATCCTCCACAATCGGTCAGCTCAAAAACACCAAGCTTAAGCATCATATCAGCCCCCTTGTAGATAGAGCATCCCAATAAGTGAATACAGGACCGTCTTTGCACACGTATTTAATAGAGGTGCTCGTTCCCACGATGCAGTGGCCACATTTTCCAACTCCGCAGCGCATTCTCCTTTCGAGGGTCATGTAAATCCTTCCCGGAGAGAGTTTTCTATCTAAAAGCTCCTTGATAACGTATTTGTACATCACCGGTGGGCCGCAGATTAGTGCATAGGTGTTTTCAACGTCAAAGGTTTCTCCTCTAAAGAGGTCTGTAACGACTCCTTTGCATACCCTCGGTGAATAGCCCTTCTCTAAGTATATGCACGAGGGGGTTTCCACTTCGTAGGCGAGCTTCACATGACAGTTCATATCCTCCCCATGTTTGAGGAGGTGTATCACCTCATCCCTGAAGAGAATATCCTCATAGGCCTTTGTGCCATAGAAGAGGTAGATTTTCTCATATTTCCCTGTATCCAGAGCATACCACAGCACTGAGCGGAGGGGAGCCATTCCCAAACCGCCAGCCACGAGAACTAAAGTTGAACCTTCCATCTTTTCCATTGGAAAGCCATTGCCATAAGGACCTCTAATCCCAACAATGTCGCCTTCCTTTAGAGTGTGCATGTACTTAGTCATTCTTCCTACCCTTCTTACGCAGAGCTGGAAGTAACCCTCTCTTGTGGGAGTTGAGCACAGGCTTATCGGAAACTCTCCAAAGCCCCTTATGTCAACTATAACAAACTGACCGGGCTTGTATTTGAAGCTTCTGTTGACTTCGGGATCGACAAAACGAAGTGTAAAAAGCTTTTCCCTTGAGGTGAGCTCCTTAACTTCCAAAATCCTCGCATCGTGCGTTTGGAAGGTCATTGTAATCCCTCCCTTACCTCATCAAGAACCTTAACGTGCTCTATCTTAGCTGGACAGAACTCGTCACATCTTCCGCATCCAACGCAGTTAAAGCCCGCTGAAGGATCAAAGTAGCTCTTACAGTAATAGCGATGCCTGAAGCGATCCAAACGAGTTGGTCTAAAGTTATGTCCTCCAGCAACCAGACCGTGGCTTTCCATAAAACAGGAATCGTATCTCCTCACCCTTACTGCCTCATAGGCGTTCATCCATAGGTCGCACACTTCATAGCATCTACACGTCGGACAAACCATGTTACAGTTGCCGCATCCAAGACATATCTTCTCGTACTTTTTCCACACCGGGCTGTTAAAGGCTAAGTCAAGCATGTCTTCAAGACCTTCCTTGTTGAGGTGCTTCTTAAAGGAATTGGCCCTTTTCTCTTCAAACTCCCTGAAGTTCCTCATATCCTCCTCTGTAAGTTCTTCAAAGAGCTCTTCATTTTCCCATGCAATCTCGTGTCCTTTTACACTACCAACCCTCACTAACCAGCCGTCCGGGAGCTCATGCAAAAATAGATCAAAGCCGTGCATGGCGAAATCTGTTCCTAAGCTTTTGCAGAAGCAGTATTCATCTGGCATACAGCTCATGCCAATTATTATTGAATTCTCCCTTCTTTTCTTGTAGTAGGGATCTACTGGCTCGTCAAGGTAAACCTTGTCGAGTATCTCCAATCCGTGGATATCACACGAATGAACCCCAAAGAGAACTATTGGTTCAACCCCATCGCTCTCTTCCCACTTACCTCCTTTAAGCCTGAGCATTTCATCCTTAGGCCTCACAAAGAACTTCTTCGGAGGAAGCATTGTTCTGGTGTAATCAAAGGCTATCTCTGAAGGTTTCTCGACATGCTGGAAGGAATAGATGTTTCCCTTTTTCACCGGGGCATACACTTTGCCCCACTTCTTCAAAGAGTTGAAGAATTCCTCAAAATTTTCCTGAGGTAGCTTTACATATCGCAAGACAACCACCCAAATCCATTATTCAATTTTATGTTTGTAAAGAACGGATTTAAGGATTTTTTAAACAGAAGGTGCCCAACCAAATGTTACAAACATATACTTTATAGTACACTAATGGGGATTGATGATGTTTTATAACTAAGAGTATAACGATGAGCATCAATGTCCCTATCTGGAAAAGGTTTATATTAGTAAACCTACAAACTAATAGTGGTGATGTCTTGTGTTCAAAATAGTTCACAAGGAGAGATTGGCTCCACATATTAATCTTTTTGAAATAGAAGCACCCAGAATAGCTAAACATGCGAAACCAGGTCAGTTTGTTGTCATAAGGCTTCACGAGAGGGGAGAAAGAATCCCTCTAACGATAGCGGATACAAATCCCCAAAAAGGTACAATAACGATAGTTGCCCAAGAGGTTGGGAAAACGACCTATGAGTTAGGAACATATGAGGCAGGACAGTACCTTTTAGATGTTCTGGGGCCCTTGGGACAGCCAAGTCACATAGACAAGTTTGGAACCGTAGTTATGATAGGGGGTGGAGTAGGAGTAGCAGAAATTTATCCCGTTGCAAGAGCCATGAAAAAAGCGGGGAATTATGTAATATCCATTCTAGGTTTTAGAACCAAAGAACTCGTTTTTTGGGAGGATAAGTTAAGATCGGTAAGTGATGAGGTGATAGTAACAACTAACGACGGAAGCTATGGGATGAAAGGATTTACAACTCATGCACTTAAAAAGCTCATCGATGAAGGGAGGAAGATAGACCTCGTTCATGCTGTAGGACCAACTATTATGATGAAATTCGTTGCAGAGCTGACGAAACCCCATGGAATCAAAACCATAGTTAGTCTAAATCCAATAATGGTTGATGCAACAGGCATGTGCGGTGTCTGCAGGGTTACTGTAGGGGGAGATATAAAGTTTGCATGTGTAGATGGGCCAGAGTTCGATGGGCATGAAGTTGATTTTGATGAGCTTATGAGAAGACTGGATTATTATAAAGACTTGGAGAAACTTTCATTTGAAAAATGGAAGCGCGAGAGGGGGATGGTTTAAATGCCAAGAAAGATTATAAAAGAGAGAGTTCCAACTCCAGAAAGACCTCCCGAAGAGAGAAACAAGGACTTTAACGAGGTAAACTTGGGTTACACTTTAGAGCTTGCAAAGAAAGAAGCTGAAAGATGCCTTCAATGTAAGCCCGCTCCGTGTATACAGGGATGCCCCGTTTACATAGATATACCGGCTTTTATAGCAAAGATAATTGAAGAAGACATAAAGGGTGCCCTAGAGGTCATATGGAGAAACAACTCACTCCCTGCAATTACCGGTAGAGTTTGTCCCCAAGAGGATCAATGTGAAGGAGTATGTACAATGGGTAAAATCGGCGATCCTATTAACATAGGGAAGCTCGAAAGATTTGTCGCAGATTACGCAAGAAAACACGGCATAGACGAAGAACTTCTCCAGGAACAAATAAAAGGAATACAGCCAAACGGAAAGAAAGTTGCCGTTATTGGAGCTGGACCAGCTGGACTGACATGTGCCGCTGAGCTGGCTAAAATGGGATATGAGGTGACGATATTTGAAGCCCTCCACGAGCCAGGAGGAGTTACGATCTACGGAATTCCCGAATTCAGGCTTCCTAAAGAGATAGTTAGGAGAGAGCTTGAAAACCTGAGAAAGCTTGGCGTGAAGATTGAGACCGACACGCTTGTGGGTAAAACAATTACATTTGAAGAGCTGAAACAAGAGTACGATGCAGTTTTCATAGGAACCGGTGCCGGAACTCCAAAATTCGTGAAGTGGGAAGGAATAAATCTAAACGGAATTTATTCGGCAAATGAGTTTCTCACGAGAGTTAATCTCATGAAGGCATACCAGTTCCCCGAGTATGATACCCCGATTAAAGTAGGCAAGAGAGTGGCCGTTATTGGGGGAGGAAATACGGCAATGGACGCGGCTCGTTCTGCGTTGAGACTTGGCGCTGAAGTGTGGATTCTTTACAGAAGAACAAAAAAGGAGATGACAGCGAGGATAGAGGAGATACACCATGCCGAGGAAGAAGGAGTTAAGTTCATGTTCTTGGTATCTCCAAAAAGATTTATCGGAGATGAGCACGGAAATCTTAAGGCGATAGAGCTTGAGAAGATGAAGCTTGGAGAACCCGACGAAACCGGAAGGAGAAGGCCAGTCCCAACGGGCGAAACTTTCATCATGGAATTTGACAATGCCGTAATAGCAATAGGACAGACCCCAAATAAAACGTTTATACAAAGCGTACCAGATCTTCTTGTAGACAGGTGGGGAAGGATAGTAGTTGACGATAAGCTAATGACAAGCATTCCAGGTGTTTTTGCTGGTGGGGATGCTATAAGGGGGGAAGCCACGGTAATTCTGGCAATGGGCGACGGAAGAAAAGCCGCAAAGAGCATACACGAATACTTAAGTGGAAATGCCTAAATTTCTCTACTCTCTATTTTTGGTGATAGTATGGAGTTCTTTGAGGTTGTTAAAAAGAGGAGAAGCATTAGAAAGTATCAGAAGAAAAAGGTTCCAAAGGAGTACGTGGAGAAGATTCTGGAGGCGGCATTTTATTCCCCAAGCTCAAGGAACAGAAGGCCATGGCACTTCGTAGTTGTTGACGAGGAAGAGCTCATTAAAAAGCTAGCTCAAACAAGACCAGCGTTGGAGTTTTTGGAAACAGCGCACCTTTAGCAATAGTTGTATGCGGAGATGAGGAAATAAGCTCCGCTTGGGTGTTTGATGCATCTATAGCGGCAGAACACATACAGCTGGCTACCACGGCGTTAGGATTAGGTGCATGTTGGGGACATGTACTCGACAGAATGCACAACGAAGAGAAGAGTGCGGAAGACTACGTAAGAGAGCTCTTAGGAATCCCAGAGCATGTGAGAGTTTTATGCGTCATTGGCATAGGCTATCCCGCCGAAGAAAAGCCGCCCCACAGTGAAAAAGAAGTAATGTGGGAGAGGGTTCACCGGAACAAGTTTGGAAACTTATGGAAAATGAAGTAAAGCTAAATAACAGCAGGAATCCCCGGAACTCTTGGGAAGGGTTGCACCTCAGCTATGTGCTTTGCGCCAACTATATACCTAACAAGCCTCTCCACTCCGATGCCGGCTCCAGCAGAGGGCTTAAGTTTTCCAGCTTTTGCAACCTCGAGGTAAGGCCTAAAGGCCTCTAAGCTTAACCCGCTTTCCTTAAGCTTTTTAACTATCACATCATACTGCCACTCCCTTTCTCCACCGCTAGAAACCTCCCCGTAACCTTCGGGCAAGATCAAATCGTAGTTTCTAAAGTGCCCCGGTCTCTCCGGATCTTCCCTGTCGTAGAATTCCCTCGAAATGTCCGTTATCCAGAAAGGCTCGCTCATTGCCTTACTTGCTTTCTCTTCGTCCCCAAACTCTTCTCTTATTTCGGCCATTGTGAAGCGCTTAAACGGTGACTTAACCTTGGGCAGTTCTCTCCCTTCAAGTTCATCCCATTTCCTCGCTTCCTTAAAGAGCCCAACCATGAGCTCCTCAA includes:
- a CDS encoding HEPN domain-containing protein, translated to LYISLLPPDIYIFPFSLRIFIYFPSPSGYLYISLLPPDIYIFPFSRRVNILANHNFSLGNIMWEEIERHLRLAEEELSSAHILLKNNKLRDAISRAYYPMFHAAKALLLTKGIKPRKHSGVVKMFGLYFVTEGFIEELYAKALNKAFVLRSRADYDIYYQPTHEEAEELVESAEAFLDRVKKALEMIKDEEKSP
- a CDS encoding nucleotidyltransferase domain-containing protein, which translates into the protein MKKKALEVFLKRIKEKFGDEIQEIIVFGSYARGESEEESDIDVMIVGNVPLEDVIDISTEVLLEYGELISPIIISPEEFRRRNDSFIQTIKEEGIRV
- a CDS encoding TatD family hydrolase → MIIFDNHFHVDPFKGLFLEAVKEFHKAGGTHLNVVYKSAHDYGFNGIRAEDFMKAMDFHISLVERINKETPVKAFAVVGVHPAEFAYLAERKGVEYAKNEVMKALEYAQKLCLEGKAIAIGEIGRPHYEVSEEIWNASIELMKYGMELAKEADCAVQLHTESFNEEKFRELGAIVKEVGIKPYKVVKHYSPPLVKVAEEVGVFPSILASKKSLMEALMQGSRFLMETDYIDDKRRPGAVLGPKTVPKRTKAFLQQGLMDEETAYKIHVENPKKVYGVEIEE
- the pbp11 gene encoding tRNA-binding protein Pbp11, which codes for MGLFDIFKKKEGGVEIFSKRPVAKFKVEKVFEIFGREVLVGEVVEGVIYPGYKVKGNGAALIREIQKERQKVDFALEYDKVTLVLEGKLNTKAGEILEVYQS
- a CDS encoding DUF257 family protein, producing MEMTKEMLFDVIDRTPFGDLVFIEDETTYGSIMATYAFVRYARERGIKIMIDDVLDTLFLIKKQLEFLGVQEDFSDALVIKTGGKMDVGKVVGRIPLETEPVIYLSRYEGMANEVFSEGKYINIVLGLERLFAFMQEPVEFYTIINSIQGFLGNKSRKAFYIIDKNVASNFKFNPIPELEEIATTVAYIKGEYGKGKVTFGKNPFIEFLSNEYEVSLERVLQW
- a CDS encoding DUF257 family protein, which encodes MESLEEVFKLVDKIKFGEIVLVEYYRSFIPELMTLGLLYYGKSRGLPVIIDDNFDSLHVIQKHLEFVGIEEDFGDALVVKTGGKRNVGNVVTRVKFVSEPVIYIRNYEEAGRAVFSKVEKSINIVLGLERLFSFVSSVPEFYAFILALQSFLGNEKRKAFYLVNKEIASSIPFNPLPELERLATTVIEAVPTPTSGIFTFKKSTSLDLLGKEIEIPTGVIGWK
- the shyA gene encoding NAD(P)-dependent hydrogenase/sulfhydrogenase 2 subunit alpha — encoded protein: MSIEIEAFTRVEGNGGAEVIIENGEVKDVKVKIFEGPRFFELLTLGRHYWDVPDLEARICAICYLSHSVASVLGIERAFGVKVPEEIMLLRELGLLGELIESHALHLYLLVAPDLFGYADAIRMASKHGEIVKEGLALKAFGNYLREVIGGREIHGINVKPGGFGRYPTIEELERMERQSEALLKLARRAVGIFAGQEYLGAKAEHYVAVNGYLYGDGLIADDGEHFDYFKCIEEKTLPYSFAKQSRYKGDVFMVGALPRVILKYEMLTPMARHLYEEYKEKLAQGYVSLNNLAQAIELVYALERTKEIARALLDKGFEGENVPIEPKEGEGIGYVEAPRGVLVHHYKIDEKGNIAYSNIITPTAFNHAIMELSLYEEAKKRYGSSDEMTFLQKLEETVRAFDPCISCSVHVVRL
- the shyD gene encoding NAD(P)-dependent hydrogenase/sulfhydrogenase 2 subunit delta, whose amino-acid sequence is MMLKLGVFELTDCGGCALNILFLYEKLFDLLEFYEIKEFHMASSIKEHDTLDVAIVTGTVSTQRDLNLLHYARNHSNYLIALGTCATHGDVQASVEGKIREKLEKVYGTRANPMKALDSTPIVQHVAVDYALPGCPYDKDEIYQVLMNLAKGVEPPTKDYPVCVECKLNEYECVLIKRGIPCLGPITLGGCNAVCIKSQLGCIGCRGPLPKEANPASEFEILKELGYDEEYIRRKFKTFARGELRW
- the shyC gene encoding NAD(P)-dependent hydrogenase/sulfhydrogenase 2 subunit gamma; this translates as MTFQTHDARILEVKELTSREKLFTLRFVDPEVNRSFKYKPGQFVIVDIRGFGEFPISLCSTPTREGYFQLCVRRVGRMTKYMHTLKEGDIVGIRGPYGNGFPMEKMEGSTLVLVAGGLGMAPLRSVLWYALDTGKYEKIYLFYGTKAYEDILFRDEVIHLLKHGEDMNCHVKLAYEVETPSCIYLEKGYSPRVCKGVVTDLFRGETFDVENTYALICGPPVMYKYVIKELLDRKLSPGRIYMTLERRMRCGVGKCGHCIVGTSTSIKYVCKDGPVFTYWDALSTRGLI
- the shyB gene encoding NAD(P)-dependent hydrogenase/sulfhydrogenase 2 subunit beta; amino-acid sequence: MRYVKLPQENFEEFFNSLKKWGKVYAPVKKGNIYSFQHVEKPSEIAFDYTRTMLPPKKFFVRPKDEMLRLKGGKWEESDGVEPIVLFGVHSCDIHGLEILDKVYLDEPVDPYYKKRRENSIIIGMSCMPDEYCFCKSLGTDFAMHGFDLFLHELPDGWLVRVGSVKGHEIAWENEELFEELTEEDMRNFREFEEKRANSFKKHLNKEGLEDMLDLAFNSPVWKKYEKICLGCGNCNMVCPTCRCYEVCDLWMNAYEAVRVRRYDSCFMESHGLVAGGHNFRPTRLDRFRHRYYCKSYFDPSAGFNCVGCGRCDEFCPAKIEHVKVLDEVREGLQ
- a CDS encoding sulfide/dihydroorotate dehydrogenase-like FAD/NAD-binding protein; the encoded protein is MFKIVHKERLAPHINLFEIEAPRIAKHAKPGQFVVIRLHERGERIPLTIADTNPQKGTITIVAQEVGKTTYELGTYEAGQYLLDVLGPLGQPSHIDKFGTVVMIGGGVGVAEIYPVARAMKKAGNYVISILGFRTKELVFWEDKLRSVSDEVIVTTNDGSYGMKGFTTHALKKLIDEGRKIDLVHAVGPTIMMKFVAELTKPHGIKTIVSLNPIMVDATGMCGVCRVTVGGDIKFACVDGPEFDGHEVDFDELMRRLDYYKDLEKLSFEKWKRERGMV
- the gltA gene encoding NADPH-dependent glutamate synthase, whose product is MPRKIIKERVPTPERPPEERNKDFNEVNLGYTLELAKKEAERCLQCKPAPCIQGCPVYIDIPAFIAKIIEEDIKGALEVIWRNNSLPAITGRVCPQEDQCEGVCTMGKIGDPINIGKLERFVADYARKHGIDEELLQEQIKGIQPNGKKVAVIGAGPAGLTCAAELAKMGYEVTIFEALHEPGGVTIYGIPEFRLPKEIVRRELENLRKLGVKIETDTLVGKTITFEELKQEYDAVFIGTGAGTPKFVKWEGINLNGIYSANEFLTRVNLMKAYQFPEYDTPIKVGKRVAVIGGGNTAMDAARSALRLGAEVWILYRRTKKEMTARIEEIHHAEEEGVKFMFLVSPKRFIGDEHGNLKAIELEKMKLGEPDETGRRRPVPTGETFIMEFDNAVIAIGQTPNKTFIQSVPDLLVDRWGRIVVDDKLMTSIPGVFAGGDAIRGEATVILAMGDGRKAAKSIHEYLSGNA
- a CDS encoding asparagine synthetase A; its protein translation is MNAVQLVSRDIEKVIRVQTKVIDYMTDFFVKKGFKWLLPVMLSSITDPLWPDPAASKMRAPEIEAYGTRLKLMHSMILHKQFAIAMGLEKIFVLSPNIRLEERDRDDGRHAYEFTQLDFEIAYATMDDVMGLIEELMVGLFKEARKWDELEGRELPKVKSPFKRFTMAEIREEFGDEEKASKAMSEPFWITDISREFYDREDPERPGHFRNYDLILPEGYGEVSSGGEREWQYDVIVKKLKESGLSLEAFRPYLEVAKAGKLKPSAGAGIGVERLVRYIVGAKHIAEVQPFPRVPGIPAVI